AGAGACCCGCGCCGACGCGTCCCTCTTCCTTGTGGCCGGTGGGTACGTCACTGTGCGGCGCCCGGGTCGGGGTAACCGTGGACATGGAGTCCTCTTGCTTCTTGATGTCGGCGGTCATGACGCCAGCCCCTCAGCGAGCGGGCCCAGCGCGAGGGCGGGGAAGAACGTCAGACCGGTGATGATCATGATCGCTCCCACGAGAAGGCCGGTGAACAGGGGCTTCTCCGTGCGTAGCGTGCCCGCGGTCTCCGGGACGGGCTTCTGCTCGGCGAGCGAGCCGGCCAGCGCCAGCACGAACACCATCGGCAGGAACCGGCCCAGGACCATGCACAGGCCCAGCGTCGTGTTGAAGAAGTCGGTGTTCGCGCCGAAGCCCGCGAAAGCCGAGCCGTTGTTGTTCGACGCCGAGGTGAAGGCGTACAGCACCTCGGAGAAGCCGTGCGCCCCGATGTTGGTCATGGCCTCCTTGCCGTCCGGTAGAGCCATGGCAACCCCGGCGCCGATCAGCACCAGCGCCGGCGTGACGAGGATGTAGCAGGCCGCCAACTTGATCTCGCGGGTGCCGATCTTCTTGCCCAGGTACTCGGGCGTACGGCCGACCATCAGGCCAGCGAGGAACACCGCAATGATCGCCATGATCAGCATGCCGTAGAGGCCGGATCCGGTACCGCCGGGCGCGATCTCGCCGAGCATCATGCCCAGCAGCAGCACTCCGCCGGAAAGGCCGCTGAAGGAGTCGTGGAAGGAGTTGACCGACCCGGTCGAGGTCATCGTGGTGGAGACCCCGAACACCGAGGACGGGCCCTCGCCGAAGCGCTGTTCCTTGCCCTCCATCGCGCCGCCCGCGAGCTGCGAGGCGGTGCCCGGGTGGGCGTACTCCAGCCAGGTCACCGCGACCACGCCGGCGAACCAGATGATGCCCATCGCGGCCACGATCGCGTAGCCCTGCTTGACGTTGCCGACCATCTTGCCGAAGGTGCGCGGCAGCGAGAACGGGATCACCAGCAGCAGGAAGATCTCCAGCAGGT
This is a stretch of genomic DNA from Streptomyces sp. NBC_00285. It encodes these proteins:
- the kdpA gene encoding potassium-transporting ATPase subunit KdpA, yielding MSSVLADVLMVIALVGALALVHRPFGDYMAAVFQSRKHLRVERWIYRSVGADPDAEMRWPAYLRGMLVFSAVSVLFLYVLQRVQDKLPLSIGFKPISPDQAFNTAASFVSNTNWQSYSGEVAMSHVTQTAGLAVQNFVSAAVGIAVAAALVRGFARSRTGDLGNFWADLVRCIVRILIPISVVAAVVLIAAGAIQNFGDIHTITTLTGDKQAISPGAVASQEAIKDVGTNGGGFFNANSAHPFENPNGFTNLLEIFLLLVIPFSLPRTFGKMVGNVKQGYAIVAAMGIIWFAGVVAVTWLEYAHPGTASQLAGGAMEGKEQRFGEGPSSVFGVSTTMTSTGSVNSFHDSFSGLSGGVLLLGMMLGEIAPGGTGSGLYGMLIMAIIAVFLAGLMVGRTPEYLGKKIGTREIKLAACYILVTPALVLIGAGVAMALPDGKEAMTNIGAHGFSEVLYAFTSASNNNGSAFAGFGANTDFFNTTLGLCMVLGRFLPMVFVLALAGSLAEQKPVPETAGTLRTEKPLFTGLLVGAIMIITGLTFFPALALGPLAEGLAS